A stretch of the Corylus avellana chromosome ca6, CavTom2PMs-1.0 genome encodes the following:
- the LOC132185665 gene encoding reticulon-like protein B9 produces MTSYFGRDVHELLGGGEVAEVLLWKKRNVSAALLIGTTIIWFLFEVVEYNFVALFCHISITAMLLFFLWCTGAEIFRWDPPKIPESILQESAFKEVASTFHTRFNQLLSKLMDIAYGKDPPLFLLAIFSLYILSVVGTYVSFLNLLYFGLVCMQTLPYLYDRYKDEVDSLVGDVIRDMKTKYSKFDSKFLNKIPRGPVKEKKVG; encoded by the exons ATGACAAGTTATTTTGGAAGAGATGTACATGAATTGCTCGGAGGAGGAGAAG TGGCAGAAGTGTTGTTATGGAAGAAGAGAAATGTATCAGCTGCACTTTTGATTGGGACGACAATCATATGGTTTCTTTTTGAAGTCGTGGAGTACAATTTTGTTGCCCTCTTCTGCCACATCTCCATCACCGCAATGCTCTTATTCTTCTTATGGTGCACGGGTGCAGAAATTTTCAGATG GGATCCTCCCAAGATACCAGAAAGTATCTTGCAGGAGTCTGCATTCAAAGAAGTAGCTTCCACCTTCCACACAAGATTCAATCAGTTATTGTCAAAGCTCATGGACATTGCATACGGAAAAGATCCACCACTCTTccttttg gcaattttttctctctatatattATCAGTGGTTGGAACCTATGTCAGCTTTCTGAATCTCCTTTATTTTG GTTTGGTTTGCATGCAAACACTGCCATATCTGTACGACCGATATAAGGACGAGGTTGATTCTCTAGTCGGCGACGTAATCAGAGACATGAAAACAAAGTACAGCAAATTCGATTCAAAGTTCCTTAACAAGATTCCAAGAGGGCctgtgaaggaaaagaaagtcGGATAA
- the LOC132185316 gene encoding L-Ala-D/L-amino acid epimerase-like produces MLSTGLSLFSSPNNIIHSSPLHPPRDSRKSHLILVVSCNSTTKMAATPPAETKTSFRFKNLMETFEVDVQRAENRPLNVPLIAPFTIASSRLEGVENVAIRIELSNGCVGWGEAPILPFVTAEDQSTAMAKAAEACELLRRTPAMTLGLLLAEIGGVLPGHEFASVRAGVEMAVIDAVATSIGVPLWRLFGGVSNTITTDITIPIVSPAEAAELAFKYNNQGFKTLKLKVGKNLKADIEVLQAIRGAHPECLFILDANEGYKPEEATEVLEKLHEMGVTPILFEQPVHRDDWEGLGHVTDIAKNKYGVSVAADESCRSLADVKKIVQEKLADVINIKLAKVGVVGALEIIEVARASGLDLMIGGMVETRLAMGFAGHLAAGLGCFKFIDLDTPLLLSEDPVLEGYEVSGSVYKFRNSRGHGGFLHWDNIAWTDDD; encoded by the exons atgctctcAACAGGGCTGTCTCTGTTTTCATCACCCAACAATATCATCCACAGTTCTCCCCTGCATCCCCCGCGAGACTCACGAAAATCCCACTTGATTTTGGTGGTTTCATGCAATTCCACCACAAAAATGGCGGCGACACCGCCTGCGGAGACCAAGACTAGCTTCAGGTTCAAGAACTTGATGGAGACATTCGAGGTTGATGTGCAGAGGGCGGAGAATAGGCCACTGAATGTTCCTTTGATTGCGCCGTTTACGATTGCGTCGTCGAGGTTGGAGGGGGTGGAGAATGTAGCAATCAGGATTGAGCTGAGCAATGGGTGTGTGGGGTGGGGTGAGGCTCCAATTTTGCCTTTTGTGACTGCTGAGGACCAAAGCACGGCGATGGCGAAGGCGGCCGAGGCTTGTGAATTGCTAAGGCGGACTCCGGCTATGACGTTGGGGTTGTTGTTGGCGGAGATTGGTGGGGTTCTTCCTGGACATGAGTTTGCTTCT GTTAGGGCAGGAGTCGAAATGGCAGTGATAGATGCTGTTGCTACTAGCATTGGTGTACCCTTGTGGAGACTGTTTGGTGGAGTTTCAAATACCATAACAACTGATATAACA ATTCCAATTGTTTCCCCAGCTGAAGCTGCTGAATTGGCTTTCAAGTATAACAATCAAGGATTCAAGACTTTGAAGCTTAAGGTAGGAAAGAATCTAAAAGCAGATATAGAAGTTCTTCAGGCCATACGTGGGGCACATCCTGAGTGCTTGTTTATCTTGGATGCTAATGAGGGCTACAAACCGGAGGAGGCAACTGAAGTTCTTGAAAAATTACACG AAATGGGTGTCACTCCTATTCTTTTTGAACAACCTGTTCATAGAGATGATTGGGAAGGTCTTGGTCATGTTACTGACATcgcaaaaaacaaatatgggGTATCTGTTGCAGCTGATGAAAGCTGTCGGAGTCTAGCTGACGTTAAGAAAATAGTCCAAGAAAAACTTGCGGATGTCATTAACATTAAGCTTGCCAAAGTTGGGGTTGTGGGAGCTCTTGAGATTATTGAGGTGGCAAGGGCGTCAGGGTTAGATCTGATGATTGGTGGTATGGTTGAGACTAGATTAGCCATGGGCTTTGCTGGCCACCTTGCTGCTGGGCTTGGGTGTTTCAA GTTCATTGACCTAGATACACCCCTTTTGCTATCCGAAGACCCAGTTCTTGAGGGTTATGAAG TCTCGGGTTCAGTTTACAAGTTCAGAAATTCTAGAGGCCATGGTGGTTTCCTTCATTGGGACAATATTGCTTG gaCGGATGACGACTGA